Below is a genomic region from Cellulomonas sp. P24.
ATCCGCCGCGCAGCAGGCGCCGGTGGTCGAGAACATCAGCGTCGCGGTGCGCACCGGCGGGGTCGTGACGATCCCGGTGCTCGACCACGCCGAGGACCCGGACGGCGACCGGCTCACCGTCGTCCGGCAGCTCGCGGAACCGCTCGGCCCCGGCCAGGGCCTGCTGTTCGTGACCGGCGACGTGCTCCGCTACCAGGCCACCGGCACGCCGATGACGGTCCACGCGACGTTCAGCGTCCAGGACACGGCCGGCAACGTCACGTCGGCGCAGCTCACGGTCGACGTCCACGCGTCCGACCCGACGACCAAGTCCCCGCCCCTGCCGCGCGACGTCACGGCCCGCGTCTTCCAGGGCGAGAACATCCGGATCCCGATCCCGCTCGTGGGCATCGATCCCGACGGCGACGGCGTCGTGCTCCTCGGTGAGGACAAGGCGCCGCTCAAGGGGCGCATCACCGGCGTCGGTGCGGACTGGATCGAGTACGAGGCGCTGCCGGGCGAGGTCGGGACGGACACCTTCACCTACGCCGTCGAGGACTGGGTCGGTCAGCGGGCCATCGGCACGATCCGGGTGGGCATCAGCCCGCGACCGCGCGATGCCGCACCGGTGATCGCGCGCGACGACGCCGTGACCGTCCGTCCTGGTCAGCAGGTCGAGGTGCGCGTCCTGGCGAACGACATCGACCCGAACGGCGGGGAGCTCACCCTGTCCGAGACACTCGGCCTCCCGGCAGGCGTCGACGCCCGCGTCGAGGGCCGCCGGATCATCGTGGTCGCCCCCGACACGGCCGGCGTGTACCCGATCGTCTACAGCGCCTCGAACGCCCGGGGGTCGACCGCGACCGCGGTGCTCATGGTGACGGTGGATCCGGCAGCGCCGTACCTTCCGCCGGTGGCGAGGGACGTCGTGGTGCCGGCGACCGACACGCTCAACCGGACGAGCGTCGAGGTCGACGTCCTCGCGGTGGCCCAGAACCCGAGCGGCCCGCTGAGTGACCTCGCCGTCTCGGTCCCGGCCTCTGCCTCGGCGGTGGCGCGTGTCGATGCCGCGGACAAGGTCGTCGTGACGCTCGTCGACCATGCGCAGACCCTCCCGTACCTGCTGACGAACACGAACCCGCAGGCCGGTGGCGTGAGCACGTACGCATTCATCACCGTCCCGGCGCTCGGTGACTTCCCTCCGGTGCGCCGCCCGAAGGCACCCGCGCTCAGGGTGGCGTCCGGCCAGCCGTTGACGATCTCCCTGGCCGAGCAGGTCCAGGTCGCCCCGGGCAAGGTCGCGCGGATCGCCGACCCGGCGGCGGTGACCGCGACGAAGTGGAACGGCGGTCCGCTCACGGTGGACCCGACGACGCTGACCTTCACCTCGGCGCCCGGCTACGCGGGTCCGGCGTCGATCACGGTCCCGGTCACCGACGGCGCCTCGGCGTCCGACCCCTCGGCGCGCACCCAGGTGCTCACGCTGCCGATCAGCGTCTACGCGGTCGACGACTACCCGCCGACGTTCGACCCGTCGGTGATCGAGGTCTCGCCCGGCGAGGCGGCGGTGTCGGTCGACCTCGCCGCGTTCACGACCGGGCCGTCGGACGCGAACGGCACCGTCGTCCCGTACGCGTTCCTGCTGACGTCGGCGGTGCCCGCCGGGTTCACCGCGACCCTCGAGGGGTCCGTGCTGCGGGTGAGTGCCGGCCAGAGCACGGCCAAGGGCACCACCGGCAGCCTGTCCCTGTCGCTCGGCTACGGGCGCAGCGGGACCATGGGCGTCCGTGTCGAGCTGCGGGTGATCGCGAGCTCCCGGCCGCTGGCCCGGGTCGCCGACCACGAGGTCCCCGACGGCGTCGAGGGGCAGGACCGCACCATCGCCGTGCTCGCCGGCTCGTACAACCCGTTCCCGGACACTCCTCTCACGGTGGTGTCGGCGGTCGTCGAGACGCCGGGGGGCGGGGACAGCGGTCGTGAGCGGGAGCAACGTGGTGGTCCGGCCTGCCGCCGGGTTCATCGGCACGATGATCACCCGCTACAGCGTCCGCGACGCCACCGGGGATCCCGATCGGGTCGTCGAGGGACGTGTCGTCACCGTGGTCCGCGGGCGCCCCGACGCCCCGACCGCACCGCGTCGCGTCGAGGTGCGTGACCACACCGTGGTCCTGGCGTGGGACGCCCCGGCGATCAACGGTGAGCCGATCACCGGGTACCGCGTGACCGCGACCCCGACGGCCGGGGGTGCGGCCGTGGTGACCGAGTGCGTCAGCACGACCTGCACCGTCGACACCCTCACGAACAACGTCGAGTACACCTTCACGGTCGCGGCGAAGAACGCCGTCGGGTGGTCGGACGACAGCCCGTCGTCGGTGCCGCTGCGGCCCGACACCCGACCGGACGCACCGGCGGCACCGACGCTCACCTTCGGCGACGGCCAGCTCACGGCGACGTGGCAGCAGCCGGCCAGTGCGGGATCACCGGTGACGTCGTACGCCGTCGAGATCAGCCCGAGCCCCGACAGCGGACCCGCCGCCCTCACCTCGACCGCGACGACCACGACCTTCACCGGACTGACGAACGGCAAGCAGTACACCGTCCGCGTCCGGGCGGTGAACCGGGCCCCGGACCCGAGCGACTGGAGCCCGGCGTCCGCCCCGATGGCTCCTGCGGCGCCCCCGGACGCGCCCGCCCCGACGGCGACGCAGCAGGACACCGGGTCGTTCGGCACCGGCACCATCACCGTGACCTGGACGACGCCACCCGATCACGGCGACACCGTCAGCGGCTACGAGCTGACGGTCGACGGAGGGGCCGCGCTGAGCCTGGACGGCACGACGCTCTCGTACCAGCTCCCCGACGCCCAGCGTGGCCAGACCTACACGTTCGCGGTGCGGGCCAAGAACAAGGCCGGCTGGTCGGCGTGGGGCGCCACGACGGGCGAGATCTGGAGCGCCCCCGGCACGCCGACCTCGGTGACCGCGACGGACGTGCGGGCCGCCGACACCCCGTGGGGCTCCGGCCAGCTGGCGCTCTCCTGGGTCGCACCGGCGGACACCGGCGGCACCGGGATCGCGATCGACCACTACGAGGTCGACGGGTACCCCACACCGGTCACCGGCACCACGTTCACGGCGACCGGCCTGATCGGGGGACCGCGACGACCGTCCGCGTGCGCGCGTGCAACACGAAGGCGGCGTGCAGCGACTGGGCGACCGTGACCGCGACCCCGACGACGGTCCCGCAGCAGCCGACGGTCACGGTGGACACGACGGTCGCCGGCGAGATCACGGTGCACTGGGGTGCGCAGGGCACCGGTGGCCTGGCGATCCGTGGCGTCCGGTACCGGATCGACGGGCTCCCGGTGGGCTGGCGCACGGTCCCCGCCTCAACTGACGGCGTGCGCGTGTCGATTGATCCCGGGGACCACACCGTCGAGGTGCAGGCCGACAACGCGCTCGGCTGGAGCACGACGACCGCCGTCGCGGTGACGACCACCGTCGCTGCACCGGCGGGGTGAGCGAGATCCACGTGCTCCCGACGAGCAGCGCAGCGTGACCGGCCGAGGGCGTGCCGCGGACGACCGAAGAGAGAGAAGTCGCATGACACCCGAGCAGAGCGCATGGTTCGCCGAGACGTTCGACATCCTGGTGGACAACGTCGGCCAGGCCGTCCTCGGGAACGAGCACGTCGTGCGGCTCGCGCTCACGGCGATGCTCGCCGAGGGGCACCTGCTCCTCGAGGACGCCCCCGGCACGGGCAAGACCTCTCTCGCGAAGGCGATCGCCGCGACGGTGCAGGGGACGCACGGCCGGATCCAGTTCACCCCCGACCTGCTGCCGTCGGACGTCACCGGTGTCACGATCTACGACCAGGGGACCGGTGCGTTCGAGTTCCACCCGGGGCCGATCTTCGCGTCGGTCGTCCTCGCCGACGAGATCAACCGGGCGTCGCCGAAGACCCAGTCCGCCCTGCTCGAGGTGATGGAGGAGTCGAGGGTCTCGGTGGACGGGGTGTCGCACACCGTCGGACGACCGTTCATGGTGATCGCCACGCAGAACCCGATCGAGCAGGCGGGGACCTACCGTCTCCCCGAGGCGCAGCTCGACCGGTTCCTCATCAAGACCTCGCTCGGCTACCCGGACCGCGCCGCGACGGTCGAGATCCTGGCCGGTTCGGCGGCCCGTGACAGGACCGCGAGCCTGCTCCCGAGGATCACCACCGTCGCCGTCGGCGAGATGGCCGAGCTGGCCGCCGGGGTCCATGTCGACGCCGCGATCCTGGACTACGTGGCGGCGTTGATCGAGGCGACCCGTGCCGACCCGCAGGCGGCCGTCGGGGTCAGCGTCCGCGGGGGGATCGCCCTCGTCCGGTGCGCGAAGGTGTGGGCGGCGTCGAAGCGGCGCACGTTCGTCGTGCCGGACGACGTGAAGGAGCTCGCGCTGCCGGTCATGTCGCACCGGATCGTCCTCGAGACCGAGGCGGAGTTCGCGGGGGTGACCGCCGCGGCGGTGCTGTCCCGGGTGGTCGCGCAGACGCCGCCACCCGTGGTTCGGGTGGACTGAGTGCGACGGCCGCGGCTGCCGGTCACGTCGACCGGCTGGGTGGTGCTGGCTGCCGGTGCCGGGGCGCTGGCGGTCGGGTGGCAGCGCGGCTGGGTCGAGGTGGCCACCGCGGGGGCGGTGCTGCTCGTCCTGTTCCTGGTGTCGCTCGTCTTCGCGGTCGGGCGCTCGTCGTACGCCGTGACGCTCGAGCTCGTCGACACGCGGGTGCGCATCGGTCAGCGTGCGCTCGGTCGTGTCGAGGTGGTCAGCACGGCGCGCAGGCGCCTCCTGCCGGCACGGGTCGAGCTGCCCGTCGGCGCGGGGTCGGCCACGTTCGCGTTGCCGTGGATGGTCCCGGGTGCCGTGCACGAGGACGTGTTCTCCATCCCGACGACGCGCCGTGGCGTGATCACCGTCGGACCGGTCCGGTCGGTGCGCGGCGACCCTCTGGGACTGCTGCGTCGACGCGTGCGGTGGACGGACACGATCGAGCTCTACGTCCATCCTGAGGTCGTCGCGCTCACGGGGGCGAGCGCCGGCGTCCTGCGTGACCTCGAGGGGCAGTCGACGCGCGAGCTGTCGAACAACGACATGTCGTTCCATGCGCTCCGCGTCTACGTCGCCGGGGACGACCGCCGCAACATCCACTGGAAGACCACCGCGCGGACCGGCCAGCTGATGGTGCGCCAGTACGAGGACACCCGACGGACGCACACGGCCCTGGCCCTCGCCACGTGCACCGAGGACTTCTCCGACGACGCCGAGTTCGAGCTCGCCGTCTCCGTCGCTGCGTCGATCGGGGTGGGGACCGTCCGCGACGAGCGCGGGCTGACGGCGTGCGCCGGGGAGTCGGTCCTCCGGTCCTCGAGCAGCGTGCTGCTGCTCGACGACTGCTCAGGGCTGGTCATGGGTGACGACCAGCCGCGAGTGGCCGACCTCGCGGCCATCTGCGCGCGCCGGGCCCCCGACGCGTCCGCCGTGATCGTCGTCCTGGGTTCGGTGGTGCCGGAGGCCGACATCCTTGCCGCCGTTCGCGTGCTGCACGGGGTGCGCACGGTCGTCGTCGGGTGCTCGGTCGGCGTGCCGCTCTCGGTCCGCACCCGCCGCGGGGTGTCGTTCGTGACGCTCGGCGACCTCGCCGACCTCCCCCAGGCGCTGCTGGCGGTGGGGTCGTGAACGCCGCTGCCCGGCCGAGCCCCCACCGGATCGGTCGCGCAGGTGCGCTCGTCGACGTCGTCGTGCTCGTCGGTGCGCTCGCCCTCGCCCTGACGCCTCTCGTGCCGGTGTTCGGGGCGGGACCTGCGTGGCGTGCGATCGCCGCCGGCCTGGCCCTCGGCACGGGGGTCGCCGCCCTCGGCGCGTGGCGGCGGTGGACCGGCCTCGGCGTGGTCGCGGTCCTGGTGCTCGTCTACTTCGGCATCGGTGGCGCCGTCGCCGCCCCGCGGATGATGACGGCCCACGTGCTGCCGAGCGGTGCCGCGCTCACCGGCCTGGCCGCCGGGGTCGTGACGTCGTGGAAGCAGGTGCTGACGCTCGACCCGCCGCTGGGCGACACCGGCACCGTGCTGGTCGCGCCGTTCGTCCTGGCACTGTGCGGTGCGGCGCTCGCGCTCGGTGCGGCGTGGCGCTCCCGGGCTCGAGGTGCGCGTGCGGCCGCTGCCCTCGTGCCGCCTGCCGTGCTCGTCGCCGCGGTGCTGCTCGGGACCGCGACCGCCGTCGTCCCGCTCCCGGTGGGGCTCGTGCTCTCGGTCGGGCTCGTCATCTGGGCCGCATGGCGTACCGGTGGCCTGCAGCCGCGCCGCGCACTGTCGCTGGTGGTGGTGATCGGCGTGGCCGTGGGGTCCGGCACGGTGCTCGGCCCGGTCGTGGGCGGCGAGTCGGCACGGTACGTGCTGCGCGACGAGATCACCCCGCCGTTCGACCCTCGCGACTTCAAGAGCCCGCTGTCCGCCTTCCGACGGTTCGTGAAGGAGCAGAAGGACACCGACCTGCTGACGGTCACCGGGCTGCCGAAGGGGGCGACCGTGCGGCTGGCCACGCTCGACGCGTTCGACGGGGTCGTGTGGAACGTCGCAGGAGGGCGCGCCGCCGAGGGCTCGGGGGAGTTCCGCCGGGTCGGCAGCACGATCGCGGAGACGGTGCGTGGGGAGCCCGTGACGGTCGGCGTGCAGATCCGCGCGCTGTCCGGGGTGTGGCTCCCGACCGTCGGCGACGCCACCTCGTTCCGTTTCACCGGTGCCGGTGGGACGGCCGAGCGACTGCGCTACAACGACGCGACGGGGGCTGCGGTCCTCACCGGCGGGCTGTCCGACGGGGTGTCCTACACGATCGACGCCGTGCTGCCGCCCGTTCCGGACGACACCGAGGTCGGTGGTGCGCCTGCGGCGAACGTGGTCCTGCCCCCGGCGGTGGACGTCCCGGACGTGGTCGGGGTGCGTGCCGCCGAGATCGCCCGGACGGCCGGTGCCCCCGTCCTGGTCGCGCGGAGCCTGCAGAAGGCCCTCGCCGACAAGGGGTACTTCAGCGACGGCCAGACCGACGCGGGCGAGTACCCGTCGCTCGCCGGTCACGGTGCGAACCGGATCGCGACGCTGCTCGGCGGGGGGCTGATGGTCGGCGACGGCGAGCAGTACGCCTCGGCGATGGCGCTGATGGCCCGGCAGATGGGGCTGCCCGCGCGTGTCGTCCTGGGGTTCGTCCCGACGGACGCCCAGGCCGGGGCACCGTCCATCACGTTCACCGGCGCGCAGGTCCAGGCGTGGGTCGAGATCGCGTTCGCCGGGTACGGCTGGGTGCCGTTCTACCCGACCCCGCCCGAGAGCCGGACGCCCCAGAAGGACACCCAGGCGCAGCAGCCCGAGGCCGACCCGCAGGTGCTGCAGCCGCCGCCACCGCCCGCGCCCCCGGTGAACGCGCCCAACGACGACCTCGAGCAGCCCCAGGTCGACGAGGCGCGTCACGCGGGCCAGGGGACATCGGTGTGGCACACGGTCGCCGTGGTGGGGGGCTCGCGGCGTTCCCGCTCGTGCTCCTCGTCCTGCCGGCGGCGCTGGTGCTCGGTGCCAAGCGTCGTCGGCTGCGGCGGCGTCACTCGGCACCGGACCCGGTGACCCGGGTCGTGGGCGGTTGGTCGGAGGTCCTGGACGCCGCGCGTGATCACGGTCGCCCGCCGCCGCCGCTGGCGACGCGCCGGGAGATCGCGCTCGCGCTCGCGGGGGACACCGGTGCGCGCGTGGCGACGGCGGAGCCTGCGGTCTGGCTCGCGCTCGCGGACCGGACCGACGAGGCCGTGTTCGGTGCACGTCCGCCGGACGACGCCGCGGTGGACGCGTACTGGGCGGACGTGGCGACGACGGTCGCAGCGCTGGACCACGGGATGTCGCGGTGGCGGCGGCTGCGGGCGAGGCTGTCCCTCGCCTCCCTCCGGCGAGTCCGCTGAGGGCGCACGCGATGCCGACCTCAGGAGTGCGTGGTGCGGGGCGGACCCGCCGCGTCGCAGCGAAGAAGCGTCTCGTCGCCGCGTGGCGTCGCCTCGGCGTGGTGCTGTCGGCGGCGGTCTCGGGCGGCCGTGTCGCTCCGCGTGCACGGTCGACCGCCTCGGACTGGACGACGCTTGCGTGGCGACCCGCAGACCTGACGGACCCGACGGACCTGACGGACCCGACGGACCTGACGGACCCGACGGACCCGACGGACCCGACGGGAACGACGGGGACGACGGGGACGACGGGGACGACGGACCCGACGAGCCCGACGGTCCCCACAAGGACGACAGCGGTGTCGGTGCACCGGCCGGACGCCGCTCCGGCCGATCCGCGGCCAGGCGCCGCCTCTGTGGGTCTGGTCCCGTCACCGCCGCGCCACGGACCCGAGGCACCGGTCGTCGCGGCCCGGCCGACCCCGGAGGTGATCGCGCGCGTGCCCGACTTCCCGGCGCCGGCGACGGACCCGCCGGCAGGGACGTCGCCGGGCGAGGGCGACCCGGGGCACCCGCGCGGGATCGGCGCGCGCGGCGCGGCATCGGTGCGGATCGATCTCTCCGACGGGCGCAGGATCACGATCCGGGGGACCGCGCTGCTCGGGCGTGACCCGCGACCGGCGGCGGGCGAGGGGGTCGCCCAGCTCATCACCGTCCGCGACCCGGCGCGGTCGGTCTCGTTGACGCATCTCGCGCTCGTGGTCGACGAGCGCGGTGCGTGGGTCGTCGACCGGGGGTCGACGAACGGCACCGTGGTCACGCTCCCGGACGGCCAGCAGGTGATCTGCGTGCCGAGCACCCGGGTGCGGGTGCGCAGCGGGGCCCGGGTGCTGCTCGGTGACGTCTCGTTCGTCGTCGCGCTGCCCGGGTGACGCGGGTGAGTCCGGCCGTTCGGCGACGTCAGGAGCCTGCGGGCGGCTTCCGATCCGTGGACGTGCTCGACAACGGGCGGGGGCCTGCGCGTACAGTGTCGACCGTGTGCTACGCGCAGCCTCTGCTGCTCCTTCGTCGCCGCGGCGAGTCCTTCTAGCCGGACTCTCGCCGCGGTGGTCGGTGTGCCGGCTGATGGATACCGACAGGACCCCGCAAGCGAAGGAACGACGCGATGACCACCAACGAACGCAACCCTCAGCAGCCCTCCGGCATGCCGGTGCACAAGTACCGCCCGTACCACGAGCAGTTCCGCGTCGACCTGCCGGACCGGACCTGGCCCTCGGCGCATGCCGTGAAGGCTCCGCGGTGGTGCGCGGTCGATCTCCGGGACGGCAACCAGGCGCTGATCGAGCCGATGAACCCGCAGCGCAAGCTCGAGATGTTCGAGCTGCTCGTCCGGATCGGCTTCAAGGAGATCGAGGTCGGCTTCCCGTCGGCGTCGCAGACCGACTTCGACTTCGTCCGGATGCTCATCGACGAGGACCGCATCCCCGACGACGTCGTCATCCAGGTCCTGACGCAGTCGCGTGAGCACCTGATCGAACGCACCTACGAGGCGATCGCCGGGGCGAAGCAAGCGATCGTCCACCTCTACAACTCGACCTCGACGCTGCAGCGCGAGGTCGTGTTCCGGTCCGACGAGGACGGCATCGTCGACATCGCCGTCTCCGGTGCCCACCTGTGCAAGAAGTACGAGGAGACGATCCCCGGCACCGACGTCTTCTACGAGTACTCGCCGGAGTCGTTCACCGGGACCGAGCTCGAGTTCGCCGTCCGCGTCTGCAACGCCGTGCTCGACGTCTTCCAGCCGACGCCCGAGCACCCGGTCATCGTCAACCTGCCGGCCACCGTCGAGATGGCCACGCCGAACGTCTACGCGGACTCGATCGAGTGGATGAGCCGGCACCTGCACTACCGCGAGGACGTGGTGCTGTCGCTCCACCCGCACAACGACCGCGGCACGGGCGTCGCCGCCGCGGAGCTCGGGTACCTGGCCGGGGCGGACCGCATCGAGGGGTGCCTGTTCGGCAACGGGGAGCGCACCGGGAACGTCTGCCTGGTGACGCTCGGGATGAACCTGTTCAGCCAGGGGATCGATCCCGAGCTCGACTTCTCGGACATCGACGGCATC
It encodes:
- a CDS encoding Ig-like domain-containing protein, which codes for MHAAWASSGSNYLSMCAGQGPELETLEGLASDATIVFRVNRSVVALNDSRRGRLWLPLVDASAREPNWQDIVPETAPENSSTPADGSRTQQTLATECTPRSAPPTARDDAFGVRPGRTAILPVIDNDSSSDCGILAISEFDGIPASFGTLQLVYGGRELQVSVAAGATGTVRFTYTITDGRGANAPSTATVELTVHGAGVNAAPVQLRIGSLAVDQGGQATYAVLADFGDPDGDDLLLLSASATEGTVRFRQDGSVTYLATGKTLGRTQVTLAVSDGTDTVTGVLNVDVRPAGSVPPVIDPVMAVTYVDAPVTIHPLDSVRSTSQEQARLAGVDDVPGATITSDLTAGTFTFSAARPGTYYVSFLVTASPQQATGLARIDVREWPAKPDPPIAVRDLALLPPGGDVTVNPLVNDVDPSGGVLLLQSIDVPDGSGLRVAVIGHQLLEISSTRVLEAPVRVGYTVSNGVAAATSEVVVQPVPASAAQQAPVVENISVAVRTGGVVTIPVLDHAEDPDGDRLTVVRQLAEPLGPGQGLLFVTGDVLRYQATGTPMTVHATFSVQDTAGNVTSAQLTVDVHASDPTTKSPPLPRDVTARVFQGENIRIPIPLVGIDPDGDGVVLLGEDKAPLKGRITGVGADWIEYEALPGEVGTDTFTYAVEDWVGQRAIGTIRVGISPRPRDAAPVIARDDAVTVRPGQQVEVRVLANDIDPNGGELTLSETLGLPAGVDARVEGRRIIVVAPDTAGVYPIVYSASNARGSTATAVLMVTVDPAAPYLPPVARDVVVPATDTLNRTSVEVDVLAVAQNPSGPLSDLAVSVPASASAVARVDAADKVVVTLVDHAQTLPYLLTNTNPQAGGVSTYAFITVPALGDFPPVRRPKAPALRVASGQPLTISLAEQVQVAPGKVARIADPAAVTATKWNGGPLTVDPTTLTFTSAPGYAGPASITVPVTDGASASDPSARTQVLTLPISVYAVDDYPPTFDPSVIEVSPGEAAVSVDLAAFTTGPSDANGTVVPYAFLLTSAVPAGFTATLEGSVLRVSAGQSTAKGTTGSLSLSLGYGRSGTMGVRVELRVIASSRPLARVADHEVPDGVEGQDRTIAVLAGSYNPFPDTPLTVVSAVVETPGGGDSGREREQRGGPACRRVHRHDDHPLQRPRRHRGSRSGRRGTCRHRGPRAPRRPDRTASRRGA
- a CDS encoding fibronectin type III domain-containing protein — its product is MRDHTVVLAWDAPAINGEPITGYRVTATPTAGGAAVVTECVSTTCTVDTLTNNVEYTFTVAAKNAVGWSDDSPSSVPLRPDTRPDAPAAPTLTFGDGQLTATWQQPASAGSPVTSYAVEISPSPDSGPAALTSTATTTTFTGLTNGKQYTVRVRAVNRAPDPSDWSPASAPMAPAAPPDAPAPTATQQDTGSFGTGTITVTWTTPPDHGDTVSGYELTVDGGAALSLDGTTLSYQLPDAQRGQTYTFAVRAKNKAGWSAWGATTGEIWSAPGTPTSVTATDVRAADTPWGSGQLALSWVAPADTGGTGIAIDHYEVDGYPTPVTGTTFTATGLIGGPRRPSACARATRRRRAATGRP
- a CDS encoding MoxR family ATPase — protein: MTPEQSAWFAETFDILVDNVGQAVLGNEHVVRLALTAMLAEGHLLLEDAPGTGKTSLAKAIAATVQGTHGRIQFTPDLLPSDVTGVTIYDQGTGAFEFHPGPIFASVVLADEINRASPKTQSALLEVMEESRVSVDGVSHTVGRPFMVIATQNPIEQAGTYRLPEAQLDRFLIKTSLGYPDRAATVEILAGSAARDRTASLLPRITTVAVGEMAELAAGVHVDAAILDYVAALIEATRADPQAAVGVSVRGGIALVRCAKVWAASKRRTFVVPDDVKELALPVMSHRIVLETEAEFAGVTAAAVLSRVVAQTPPPVVRVD
- a CDS encoding DUF58 domain-containing protein, encoding MRRPRLPVTSTGWVVLAAGAGALAVGWQRGWVEVATAGAVLLVLFLVSLVFAVGRSSYAVTLELVDTRVRIGQRALGRVEVVSTARRRLLPARVELPVGAGSATFALPWMVPGAVHEDVFSIPTTRRGVITVGPVRSVRGDPLGLLRRRVRWTDTIELYVHPEVVALTGASAGVLRDLEGQSTRELSNNDMSFHALRVYVAGDDRRNIHWKTTARTGQLMVRQYEDTRRTHTALALATCTEDFSDDAEFELAVSVAASIGVGTVRDERGLTACAGESVLRSSSSVLLLDDCSGLVMGDDQPRVADLAAICARRAPDASAVIVVLGSVVPEADILAAVRVLHGVRTVVVGCSVGVPLSVRTRRGVSFVTLGDLADLPQALLAVGS
- a CDS encoding transglutaminase family protein, with translation MNAAARPSPHRIGRAGALVDVVVLVGALALALTPLVPVFGAGPAWRAIAAGLALGTGVAALGAWRRWTGLGVVAVLVLVYFGIGGAVAAPRMMTAHVLPSGAALTGLAAGVVTSWKQVLTLDPPLGDTGTVLVAPFVLALCGAALALGAAWRSRARGARAAAALVPPAVLVAAVLLGTATAVVPLPVGLVLSVGLVIWAAWRTGGLQPRRALSLVVVIGVAVGSGTVLGPVVGGESARYVLRDEITPPFDPRDFKSPLSAFRRFVKEQKDTDLLTVTGLPKGATVRLATLDAFDGVVWNVAGGRAAEGSGEFRRVGSTIAETVRGEPVTVGVQIRALSGVWLPTVGDATSFRFTGAGGTAERLRYNDATGAAVLTGGLSDGVSYTIDAVLPPVPDDTEVGGAPAANVVLPPAVDVPDVVGVRAAEIARTAGAPVLVARSLQKALADKGYFSDGQTDAGEYPSLAGHGANRIATLLGGGLMVGDGEQYASAMALMARQMGLPARVVLGFVPTDAQAGAPSITFTGAQVQAWVEIAFAGYGWVPFYPTPPESRTPQKDTQAQQPEADPQVLQPPPPPAPPVNAPNDDLEQPQVDEARHAGQGTSVWHTVAVVGGSRRSRSCSSSCRRRWCSVPSVVGCGGVTRHRTR
- a CDS encoding DUF4129 domain-containing protein, with translation MGGWSEVLDAARDHGRPPPPLATRREIALALAGDTGARVATAEPAVWLALADRTDEAVFGARPPDDAAVDAYWADVATTVAALDHGMSRWRRLRARLSLASLRRVR
- a CDS encoding FHA domain-containing protein, with protein sequence MPTSGVRGAGRTRRVAAKKRLVAAWRRLGVVLSAAVSGGRVAPRARSTASDWTTLAWRPADLTDPTDLTDPTDLTDPTDPTDPTGTTGTTGTTGTTDPTSPTVPTRTTAVSVHRPDAAPADPRPGAASVGLVPSPPRHGPEAPVVAARPTPEVIARVPDFPAPATDPPAGTSPGEGDPGHPRGIGARGAASVRIDLSDGRRITIRGTALLGRDPRPAAGEGVAQLITVRDPARSVSLTHLALVVDERGAWVVDRGSTNGTVVTLPDGQQVICVPSTRVRVRSGARVLLGDVSFVVALPG
- the leuA gene encoding 2-isopropylmalate synthase, whose translation is MTTNERNPQQPSGMPVHKYRPYHEQFRVDLPDRTWPSAHAVKAPRWCAVDLRDGNQALIEPMNPQRKLEMFELLVRIGFKEIEVGFPSASQTDFDFVRMLIDEDRIPDDVVIQVLTQSREHLIERTYEAIAGAKQAIVHLYNSTSTLQREVVFRSDEDGIVDIAVSGAHLCKKYEETIPGTDVFYEYSPESFTGTELEFAVRVCNAVLDVFQPTPEHPVIVNLPATVEMATPNVYADSIEWMSRHLHYREDVVLSLHPHNDRGTGVAAAELGYLAGADRIEGCLFGNGERTGNVCLVTLGMNLFSQGIDPELDFSDIDGIRRTVEHCNQLPVGERHPYGGDLVFTAFSGSHQDAIKKGLDAMAVAADAAGGTVDDLVWAVPYLPIDPKDVGRSYEAIIRVNSQSGKGGISYLMKSERDLDLPRRLQIEFSHVVQKHTDTFGSEVTADDLWTIFSDEYLPAVPGGRLEPWGRFALRGTRVESSTDEADSLAVDLVDAGVPRTLHGTGNGPIAAFVDALGSIGVTVAVLDYAEHALASGGDATAAAYVECAVGDETLWGVGIDPSITTASLKAIISAVNRAQR